A window of Xanthocytophaga agilis contains these coding sequences:
- a CDS encoding DUF7710 domain-containing protein: MFSGTSQHTSFPSGVFSSKEEAEKNIRKYKLSGVLTKYPVDILVYDWALKEGFLEIRRKDEQTTPKFIQSFSSAHLEHYHYQDGE; this comes from the coding sequence ATATTTTCCGGAACTTCTCAACACACTTCATTTCCGTCGGGAGTTTTCTCTAGCAAAGAGGAAGCAGAAAAGAATATCAGAAAATATAAACTTTCGGGTGTATTGACCAAATATCCAGTAGATATATTGGTGTATGACTGGGCTTTAAAGGAGGGTTTTCTTGAAATCAGGAGAAAGGACGAACAAACTACTCCAAAGTTTATTCAAAGCTTTTCTTCAGCACATTTGGAACATTATCATTAT
- a CDS encoding endonuclease/exonuclease/phosphatase family protein, with the protein MQNLLLILGAVLIVFSWMHLIRYEVWWIRAADFPHLQLAVPLLVIFVAYLIWFDIDSPKEYVFIYVTAITLIYHLYRIRPYTRLHSHQVLSSEKEQKSGDGLKLLIFNVFMDNTRCDEFLQQVYQYNPDIVLAVETNQHWMNKLKPLEKIYAYRVSCPLENTYGMLFYSRFPIKHKEINFLVQDDIPSLYVQLTLPSKRVIDLYGVHPRPPAPGENNRSTERDVELIQVGKRAKVATNPVIVAGDLNDVAWSHTTRLFQRLSGLLDPRIGRGFFNTFNAKYWLLRWPLDHVFVSHHFKLIDIERLPNCGSDHFPMFAHFCYEPDPEAKENKPQAEASDYKEASEKEQQLEEEKA; encoded by the coding sequence ATGCAAAACCTGTTATTGATCCTGGGAGCTGTTCTGATTGTATTTTCCTGGATGCATCTAATTCGATATGAGGTTTGGTGGATTCGGGCTGCAGACTTTCCACACCTGCAACTGGCTGTTCCTCTGTTAGTTATTTTTGTTGCTTATCTTATATGGTTTGATATAGATTCTCCTAAGGAATATGTTTTTATCTATGTAACAGCAATCACTTTGATCTACCATTTATATCGCATAAGGCCTTATACCCGGTTGCATTCACATCAGGTGCTGTCTAGTGAAAAAGAGCAAAAGTCAGGAGATGGATTGAAGCTGTTGATATTTAATGTGTTCATGGATAATACAAGATGTGATGAATTTCTTCAACAAGTATATCAGTACAATCCTGACATTGTGCTGGCCGTAGAAACCAATCAGCATTGGATGAATAAGTTAAAGCCTCTGGAAAAAATCTATGCGTATCGGGTGAGTTGTCCTCTTGAGAATACATATGGAATGCTATTCTATTCCAGATTTCCCATAAAACATAAAGAGATTAACTTTCTGGTACAGGATGATATACCCTCATTGTATGTTCAGCTGACATTGCCATCCAAACGGGTTATCGATCTCTATGGGGTGCATCCAAGGCCACCTGCACCGGGTGAAAACAATCGCTCTACCGAACGGGATGTAGAATTAATCCAGGTGGGCAAACGAGCCAAGGTAGCTACTAACCCAGTAATTGTTGCAGGTGATTTAAATGATGTAGCCTGGTCACACACTACCCGGTTATTTCAACGACTCAGTGGGTTATTAGACCCTCGTATTGGGCGAGGCTTCTTTAATACCTTTAATGCCAAGTACTGGCTGTTGCGCTGGCCACTGGATCATGTGTTTGTTTCACATCATTTCAAGTTGATAGATATAGAAAGGCTGCCTAATTGTGGTTCGGATCACTTTCCAATGTTTGCACATTTCTGCTATGAGCCTGATCCGGAAGCAAAAGAGAACAAACCACAGGCAGAAGCTTCTGATTATAAAGAAGCCAGCGAGAAAGAGCAACAACTGGAGGAGGAGAAAGCGTAA
- a CDS encoding RNA polymerase sigma-70 factor, translating to MKDEKNLIQRLKLSDRQVFHVIFDLYAKKIYYFSFDYLKSKEDAEEIVQEAFIRLWEKRETLKEEYSLSGFLFTITYRLIMDYFRKRKTISEAQKQLFHVLTDESYQTEEELLYQELEALYQQAIDQLPPRRKEIFILSRKEGLTYQEIAAQLQISPKTVEHQLSESLHFMREYFKHYTCSFVMLFLAWLCF from the coding sequence ATGAAGGACGAAAAAAATCTTATTCAAAGGTTAAAACTTTCAGACCGACAAGTTTTCCATGTAATCTTTGATTTATATGCAAAAAAGATCTACTACTTTTCCTTTGATTATCTAAAAAGTAAAGAAGATGCGGAGGAAATTGTGCAGGAGGCTTTTATACGGCTTTGGGAGAAAAGAGAAACATTAAAAGAAGAGTATTCTTTGAGTGGATTTCTTTTTACGATTACCTATCGGTTGATAATGGACTATTTTCGTAAAAGAAAGACAATTAGTGAGGCTCAAAAACAGTTATTTCATGTTCTGACAGATGAAAGTTATCAGACTGAAGAAGAATTATTATATCAGGAGTTGGAAGCTTTGTATCAGCAAGCTATAGATCAGCTACCTCCACGAAGAAAAGAAATATTCATTTTGAGCAGAAAAGAAGGACTGACCTATCAGGAAATTGCTGCTCAGCTTCAGATTTCACCCAAAACGGTAGAACATCAGTTGTCCGAATCACTCCATTTTATGCGGGAGTATTTCAAGCATTATACCTGCTCATTTGTAATGTTATTTCTAGCCTGGCTGTGCTTTTGA
- a CDS encoding FecR family protein, with protein MDKKLLEKYRRGTCSEDEQQYVRHWIEDPANASLLYQWMQEQWYEMDIMNRPAIDLKPVWEKIDDHTKVSADIDFPESGSKVAQLTAFWKTRIRVAATIIAVLLGGIGGGWYFFGQHNDIIYQTSYGEVKRIVLPDSSVVVLNGNSTLHYPALWDNTHKREVWLEGEGFFSVRHKPDDQKFLVHTTDNFTIEVVGTQFSVFEQRGQTRVVLNNGKIKVHLKADVNKKTSGLEIKPGELVEYNDRDQQLIRRKVNPEIYSSWKDNQLIFEDTPLSEVALRLERCYGLSVQLDETIKDKRLTGRMDIQNLDVLLEAMSSSFNLKVIQKKDSIIIHPNP; from the coding sequence ATGGATAAGAAATTATTGGAAAAGTACCGGAGAGGTACATGTTCAGAAGATGAACAACAGTATGTACGTCATTGGATAGAAGATCCAGCGAATGCGTCATTACTGTATCAGTGGATGCAGGAGCAGTGGTATGAAATGGATATAATGAACCGACCTGCCATTGATCTGAAGCCAGTGTGGGAGAAGATAGATGATCATACAAAGGTTTCAGCAGACATAGACTTTCCGGAATCTGGATCAAAGGTTGCACAGTTAACTGCATTCTGGAAAACAAGAATACGAGTGGCTGCTACAATAATAGCGGTACTGTTAGGAGGTATTGGAGGAGGCTGGTATTTTTTTGGACAGCACAATGACATTATATACCAGACAAGTTATGGGGAGGTGAAGCGTATTGTACTGCCTGATAGTTCTGTAGTTGTACTCAATGGTAATTCAACCCTTCACTATCCGGCTTTATGGGATAATACACATAAGAGAGAGGTATGGCTGGAAGGAGAAGGTTTCTTTAGTGTCAGACATAAACCCGATGATCAGAAGTTTCTGGTCCATACCACAGATAACTTTACTATCGAAGTAGTTGGGACACAATTCAGTGTTTTTGAGCAAAGAGGCCAAACCAGAGTGGTTTTGAATAATGGAAAAATTAAGGTACATCTGAAAGCTGATGTCAACAAAAAGACATCTGGTCTGGAAATAAAACCTGGAGAGCTGGTAGAATACAATGATAGAGACCAGCAACTGATACGACGCAAGGTAAATCCAGAAATATACTCCTCCTGGAAAGACAATCAATTAATTTTTGAAGATACTCCTCTCTCAGAAGTAGCACTGCGTCTGGAAAGATGCTATGGGTTGTCAGTGCAACTGGATGAAACCATTAAGGACAAACGCCTTACCGGACGTATGGATATTCAGAATCTGGACGTATTGCTGGAGGCTATGTCCAGTTCATTTAATCTGAAAGTCATCCAAAAGAAAGACAGCATTATTATTCATCCTAATCCATAA
- a CDS encoding SusC/RagA family TonB-linked outer membrane protein, whose product MKYTIHLFLICCLYLCHWTGLAAQAQIMASSEVFATGSRQISSQGRSLKSVITELENRYKVVFFYDTQLIKNVAVSQTIETGSLDKVLSSLLKPYNLKYKRLKGSSYVIFSDTPLKDSGNNDTISPESRNTADSLTKNEVYPQVLSVNQEAEQAAITVKGKITDENKEALPGVSVVLKGTTTGTVAGPDGNYSLSVPDGNGTLVFSFVGYISQEVSINNRTTIDISLAPDITALNEVVVVGYGTQKKGEITSAVASVNAEQFNKGNISNVSQLLQGKVAGLSISRPGGDPNGNFAIRLRGLSTLGANTQPLVVIDGQIGADLNTVDPNDIKSIDVLKDGSAAAIYGTRGSAGVIIITTKSGGGTTSISYNGLVQAESAARLTPHMSAAEFRALGKGTDYGSNTDWYKEITRTAISQTHNVSLSGGNSSGTSYNASVNYRNSQGVAITTGFEQLNGRLNLIQKALKDRLVLNLTLSMTRRKSELGFNEAFKYAAIYNPTSPVYSTDPLYDLTGGGYFEANFVDYSNPVAVLRQNTNERELKRFNFAASAEYEIVTGLKFLIRYAQQTASTYNQVYLPRTSYNSRNFLGVSGFARGGYGWKNDNESFNQLYENTLSYEKRIDKLQVSALTGYSYQDFLDQGFTVGGGNFITDASGQNLSSALDFAQGLGAISSFKNGSRLVAFFGRVNLNYNGLAFLSATLRREGSTQFGANHKWGMFPGVSAGVDLSQILRVKAIDNLKLRASYGVTGALPPSSYLSLRTLTAGGSYFYAGDGVYLQPYSPNQNANPDLRWEKKGEFDVGVDFGLFNNRLTGTIDYYQRTTSDLIFNVTVPVPPNLVPTTWMNIGTMKSNGFEMSLGYDVIKNDVFSWNTGGNFTTFHVVLSKLDPQLAGSFVGATNLGTPGQEATQITRAVEGEKIGILWGKVYKGVGEDGKYIFEDRNNDGKIDNQDETIIGNGLPKFEFGWNNTIRYKNFDFNFLLRGSIGHDLINTYRAFYENPNVASSYNIVKTKYFNPNITDGQIFSSRFVERASFAKLDNATLGYNFKLPAGSLVKSLRAYLSGQNLFTITNYTGVDPEVRYADESTSNTGAVTRNALAPGVDRRETWVLTRSFTLGVNVQF is encoded by the coding sequence ATGAAATATACTATACACCTTTTTTTGATCTGCTGCCTCTATCTGTGCCACTGGACGGGATTGGCGGCACAGGCACAAATAATGGCATCCAGTGAAGTATTTGCAACGGGTTCAAGACAAATATCCTCACAGGGACGTTCTCTGAAATCTGTCATCACAGAGTTGGAAAACCGTTATAAAGTTGTGTTTTTTTATGATACCCAGCTGATCAAAAATGTTGCTGTTTCGCAGACTATAGAAACCGGATCTCTTGACAAAGTGCTTTCCTCACTTTTGAAGCCTTATAATCTGAAATACAAACGATTAAAAGGGAGTTCCTATGTGATTTTTTCGGATACACCTTTGAAAGATTCAGGCAATAACGATACTATCAGTCCGGAAAGTCGTAATACAGCTGATTCATTGACAAAGAATGAGGTATATCCTCAAGTTCTTTCTGTTAATCAGGAAGCTGAGCAAGCGGCAATTACTGTTAAAGGGAAGATAACGGATGAGAACAAAGAGGCTTTGCCAGGAGTGAGTGTAGTCTTAAAAGGAACAACAACCGGAACTGTAGCAGGTCCTGATGGAAATTATTCATTAAGCGTACCAGATGGGAATGGAACATTAGTATTCTCGTTTGTAGGGTATATTTCACAGGAAGTATCTATTAATAACAGGACAACCATAGATATATCTCTTGCTCCGGATATTACCGCTTTAAATGAAGTTGTGGTAGTAGGGTATGGTACACAAAAGAAAGGAGAAATCACCAGTGCAGTTGCCAGTGTCAATGCAGAACAGTTTAACAAAGGAAACATTAGTAACGTATCTCAGTTGTTACAGGGAAAAGTTGCCGGATTGTCTATTTCCCGTCCAGGAGGTGATCCCAATGGAAACTTTGCTATCCGTTTGCGCGGTTTGTCTACTCTAGGAGCCAATACCCAACCACTTGTTGTCATTGATGGACAGATAGGTGCAGACTTAAATACAGTTGATCCCAATGATATTAAGAGCATTGATGTATTGAAAGATGGTTCCGCTGCTGCTATTTACGGTACACGTGGTTCTGCCGGAGTAATTATTATTACAACCAAATCAGGTGGAGGTACTACCAGTATTAGTTATAATGGGCTGGTACAGGCAGAAAGTGCAGCCCGGTTAACTCCTCATATGTCTGCAGCTGAATTCAGAGCCTTGGGAAAAGGTACAGATTATGGATCAAACACAGACTGGTATAAAGAAATTACTCGTACAGCTATTTCTCAAACCCACAATGTTTCTTTGTCTGGTGGTAATTCCTCGGGTACCTCTTACAATGCTTCAGTGAATTACCGTAATTCCCAAGGGGTAGCCATTACTACTGGCTTTGAACAGCTCAATGGTCGATTGAATCTGATCCAGAAAGCCTTAAAGGATAGATTGGTATTGAATTTAACCTTGAGTATGACGCGTAGAAAATCAGAACTAGGCTTCAATGAAGCATTTAAATATGCAGCCATCTACAATCCTACTTCTCCTGTATATAGTACCGATCCGTTATACGATCTGACAGGGGGAGGATACTTTGAGGCAAACTTTGTTGATTATTCAAATCCGGTAGCAGTACTCAGACAAAATACCAATGAAAGAGAATTGAAACGATTCAACTTTGCTGCCTCTGCTGAATATGAAATCGTTACGGGATTAAAGTTTTTGATTCGTTATGCTCAGCAAACCGCCAGTACTTACAATCAGGTGTATCTGCCACGCACCTCCTATAATTCCCGAAACTTTTTAGGTGTAAGTGGCTTTGCCCGTGGTGGATATGGATGGAAAAACGACAATGAAAGTTTTAACCAGCTGTATGAAAATACGCTGTCTTATGAAAAGCGGATTGATAAATTACAGGTATCAGCTCTTACCGGATATTCCTATCAGGATTTTCTGGATCAAGGATTTACAGTAGGTGGTGGAAACTTTATTACAGATGCTTCTGGACAAAACCTTTCCTCTGCACTAGACTTTGCACAAGGGTTAGGAGCTATTTCCAGCTTTAAAAACGGGTCTCGATTGGTTGCCTTCTTTGGTCGTGTTAATCTGAATTATAATGGTCTTGCATTCTTATCTGCAACATTGCGCAGGGAAGGCTCAACACAATTTGGAGCAAATCACAAATGGGGGATGTTTCCAGGGGTAAGTGCCGGGGTGGATCTGAGCCAGATTCTACGTGTAAAAGCAATTGATAATCTAAAACTAAGAGCCAGTTACGGTGTAACAGGTGCATTACCACCCAGTTCTTATCTGTCATTGCGAACGCTCACTGCCGGAGGATCTTATTTCTATGCAGGTGATGGAGTATACTTACAACCCTATTCTCCTAATCAGAATGCCAACCCGGATCTGCGGTGGGAGAAAAAAGGAGAGTTTGATGTAGGTGTTGATTTTGGATTATTTAACAATCGTCTGACAGGTACAATTGATTACTATCAGCGAACTACCTCTGATCTGATCTTTAATGTAACGGTTCCAGTTCCGCCAAACCTGGTTCCTACCACCTGGATGAATATTGGTACCATGAAGAGCAATGGTTTTGAGATGAGCCTGGGCTATGATGTTATTAAAAATGATGTATTTTCCTGGAATACAGGTGGCAACTTTACCACCTTTCATGTGGTGCTATCCAAACTGGATCCTCAGTTAGCAGGTAGCTTTGTCGGGGCTACAAACCTGGGGACGCCTGGACAGGAGGCTACACAGATTACAAGAGCTGTAGAAGGGGAGAAGATCGGTATCTTATGGGGTAAGGTGTACAAAGGAGTAGGAGAGGATGGTAAATATATTTTTGAAGACCGGAACAATGATGGAAAGATCGATAATCAGGATGAGACTATCATAGGCAATGGCTTACCTAAATTTGAATTTGGCTGGAACAACACAATTCGGTACAAAAACTTCGACTTTAATTTTCTGTTAAGAGGATCTATCGGGCATGATCTGATCAACACCTATCGAGCCTTCTATGAGAACCCCAATGTTGCCAGCAGCTATAACATTGTAAAGACTAAATATTTTAATCCGAATATCACCGATGGACAAATCTTCAGCAGCCGGTTTGTAGAAAGAGCCTCCTTTGCAAAGCTGGATAACGCTACACTTGGGTACAACTTCAAACTCCCTGCAGGAAGTTTGGTAAAAAGTCTGCGTGCGTATCTGAGTGGACAAAACTTATTTACTATTACAAACTATACAGGCGTAGATCCGGAGGTGCGGTATGCGGATGAAAGTACTTCCAATACAGGTGCTGTTACCCGAAATGCGTTAGCGCCAGGGGTTGATAGAAGGGAGACCTGGGTACTGACTCGTTCTTTTACACTTGGGGTTAATGTTCAGTTTTAA
- a CDS encoding RagB/SusD family nutrient uptake outer membrane protein, whose translation MKYTSITKYCLVGLILAGGCTNLDETDVLYDTVISDNFYKTDREFLSAVGAAYSNLFGWGGNNHMIPLNEVTTDEMVVPTRGADWGDGGHWVRLQTHTYTSQDPTPTNGWTFLYSGVNTCNRLLATFEPLGTDQAKAYIAELKVLRAIYYYWLLDLYGNVPLSIDFSSTEPPANSTRQQVYDFVEKELLENVPLLQKTGPTDESTYGRVNYYTGYTALAKLYLNAKIYTGTEQWEKAIAACDEVINSGKYALVTNYSDNFKKENKGSTEFIWAIPYDAVYAKGFNMPMMTLHMQNQNTYKMNAQPWNGFATIQEFYQSYIDPVQNPGPQGTVVGVDTKGTTTTGTQDKRLSNFLVGPQYMADGSPLTDGGADAADPNGAPITFTPYINELQPNAWRQSGARIGKWEFYTGMTADLSNDWPLFRYADVLLMKAEATARKNDDWNDPIALALVNQIRTVHGGVTPFVSMTADTFLAERGREMFAETFRRQDLIRFGKYNSAWRFHAADASDNLGPAGINHLNIFPIPATQINANQNLKQNPGY comes from the coding sequence ATGAAATATACATCAATTACAAAATACTGTCTGGTTGGACTGATTTTAGCTGGAGGATGTACCAATCTGGATGAGACCGATGTGTTGTATGATACGGTAATCAGTGACAACTTCTACAAAACAGATCGGGAATTTCTTTCAGCTGTTGGTGCTGCCTATTCCAATCTTTTCGGCTGGGGTGGGAACAACCATATGATACCCCTGAACGAAGTAACTACCGATGAAATGGTGGTTCCTACACGGGGAGCCGACTGGGGTGATGGTGGGCACTGGGTTCGTTTACAAACCCATACCTATACTTCACAAGACCCTACACCCACTAACGGTTGGACATTTCTGTATTCCGGTGTCAATACCTGTAATCGTTTGCTGGCTACTTTTGAGCCATTGGGGACAGATCAGGCCAAAGCGTATATTGCCGAACTAAAAGTACTGCGGGCTATCTATTATTACTGGTTGCTGGATCTGTATGGAAATGTGCCTTTAAGTATAGATTTTTCTTCAACAGAACCACCTGCCAACAGCACCCGGCAACAGGTGTATGATTTTGTAGAAAAGGAATTACTTGAAAATGTTCCTCTTTTACAAAAGACAGGCCCAACTGATGAGTCTACTTATGGACGGGTCAATTATTATACAGGATATACCGCGCTGGCAAAACTGTATCTGAATGCCAAAATCTATACAGGTACAGAACAATGGGAAAAAGCCATCGCAGCCTGTGATGAAGTAATTAACTCTGGTAAATATGCACTGGTAACCAACTACAGCGATAACTTTAAAAAAGAAAACAAAGGATCAACAGAGTTTATATGGGCTATTCCCTATGATGCAGTGTATGCCAAAGGCTTTAATATGCCTATGATGACGTTGCACATGCAAAATCAGAATACGTATAAAATGAACGCACAACCCTGGAATGGTTTTGCTACTATTCAGGAATTCTATCAGTCTTACATTGATCCTGTACAAAATCCAGGCCCACAAGGTACAGTTGTAGGAGTGGATACAAAAGGAACTACTACCACAGGTACACAAGACAAACGGTTATCAAACTTTCTGGTTGGCCCTCAGTATATGGCGGATGGCTCTCCCTTAACAGATGGAGGAGCTGATGCTGCTGATCCAAATGGAGCACCAATTACCTTTACTCCCTATATTAACGAACTACAACCTAATGCATGGCGCCAATCAGGAGCACGGATTGGTAAATGGGAGTTTTATACTGGCATGACAGCTGATCTGAGTAATGACTGGCCATTGTTCCGCTATGCAGATGTATTATTAATGAAAGCTGAGGCAACTGCCCGCAAAAATGACGACTGGAATGATCCGATTGCTTTGGCATTAGTTAATCAGATACGAACTGTACATGGAGGTGTAACACCGTTTGTCTCCATGACTGCTGATACATTTCTGGCAGAAAGAGGACGCGAAATGTTTGCCGAGACTTTCAGACGTCAGGATCTGATTCGTTTCGGGAAATACAACAGCGCCTGGAGATTCCATGCCGCAGATGCTTCAGACAATTTAGGGCCTGCAGGCATCAACCACCTGAATATTTTTCCGATTCCGGCCACACAGATCAATGCCAACCAGAATCTGAAACAGAATCCCGGATATTAA